The following nucleotide sequence is from Halobaculum sp. MBLA0147.
TGGGGTCCTGCTGGAACAACGGCTTCTGCGACGTGCTGGCACCAGTGCGAGCAGCTTCAACCCCTTGTGAGGTCCTGCTGGAACGCTCGTAGATCAAGTCGCGTGGCTCCAGCCCGCCGGGGCTTCAACCCCTCGTGGGGTCCTGCTGAAACTGGATGTTCTGTGAGAGGGTGTGGTTCTCCATGTTGCTTCAACCCTTCGTAGAGTCCTGCTGGAACTTGTCCAACTCGGCACGGAGCGTTCTGACCTCAGCGCGCTTCAACCCCTCGTGGGGTCCTGCTGGAACCAACCAAATCCAAGAGTCTATCCGACAACGACACCGGCTTCAACCCCTCGTGGGGTCCTGCTGGAACGACCGACCCGACGACGGTGGACGTGCCGTCCTGATGGCTTCAACCCCTCGTGGGGTCCTGCTGGAACTCGACCCGGAAATGCGATTTCTATCGCGCTGTTCAGTGCTTCAACCCCTCGTGGGGTCCTGCTGGAACGTCGTCTCCGTTCCCAACTCGACGAGTCCAGCCTGGCTTCAACCCCTCGTGGGGTCCTGCTGGAACTGCAGTCGACTCGTGACGGCGGTGTCTCGCACAAGGGCTTCAACCCCTCGTGGGGTCCTGCTGGAACACGAGGCAGGTCTCACCGTCTCGCAGAGTGGTCACGCTTCAACCCCTCGTGGGGTCCTGTTGGAACGTCCGCGCCGACAGCACGATCACCACCGTCGAACGGCTTCAACCCCTCGTGGGGTCCTGCTGGAACGAACGTGTGTCCTGTGTCTGGATTCTCGATCTCAACGTTTCAACCCCTCGTGGGGTCCTGCTGGAACCGCCAGTGCCGTCCCACGACTCCTCACGGAGCCACGTGCTTCAACCTCTCGTGGGGTCCTGCTGGAATGGACCTGCAGCGGCTGCATATCCGGCCCGTAGTGGTCGCTTCAACCCCTCGTGGGGTCCTGCTGGAACTTAGAGCCGGACATCGAGAAAGAGACGCTGCAGGCGCTTCAACCCCTCGTGGGGTCCTGCTGGAACCATCGAGATCTCGCCTGCCGGCTCGTCGGACCTAACGCTTCAACCCCTCGTGGGGTCCTGCTGGAACTCCGGGTCGAAGTTCCCGGCGCCACCGGTGCCCTCGCTTCAACCCCTCGTGGGGTCCTGCTGGAACCTGGCCGATCGGCTGGTTCCGGTCGGAGATGATGTTGCTTCAACCCCTGGTGGGGTCCTGCTGGAACGCGCCCACCCCCGGCAGTTCGCTGTCGCTGTTCAGGCTTCAACCTCTCGTTAGGTCCTGCTGAAACTCGATATCCAGGCTTCGATTGCCTGTGCGTATGGGGCTAATTCGTTTCAAACGTAATATAATACTCTTCAACCTCACTATTGTCGGGGTCGCGTACGAACTGGAGATTGTCGCTGAGCATCTGCCGTGTCCTGAACCCCATGTTGTTCACTGACATAATAACATCATTCATTTTTTCTAATGAATAGCCGTCTGAGTATGGAAACATTGAACGTAGGCACTGGTAGTGCGTGAGAATCCCCTCTTCACTTGTCGACAACTGGAGTGAGACAGTTTCACTTGATCCGTACAGGTACAAATATGACCATATGCCAGATAGCTCCTGTTCTGGGGTTTGGTCGAGTACTTGCTTGCCAGCAGTAATATTCAACCTCTCCTCATCCATCTCAGACACTGACTCTTCGGGGTTCTGTAGATCGGCTAGCGATCTTGTTTCGTCTTTGGTTAGGTTTTTCCCTATTATATTTGGAAAGCTAAATGTATAAACAACCTGTGCATATGGGTCGCGTTCAGTAAATGAGACCCACAAGCTCGATTGTGCTGTCTCGAACACAATCGAACCGCGACTCGGTTCGTCACTACCAATCTCTTCTAAGTCTTCGTTGGGCCAGTGGACGTTTTCAACGGTTACACCAAGTTGGTCAAGTTTGTCGTATGTATCCTGAATCGCCGCAGAGATTTGTTCGTTAGTCGGCATTGAGAACTCCTAGAGACTCATCGTTCGGTGCATCGAATAGCTGCCCATCATTGTCACCGTCGTCTATATCGCCCGCATTGACGGCCTCCGTCGGGACCTCCATGGGATCGTCGTCCCCGACAGACACCGTTCGCGGCCCCTCCTCACTCGATAGCGTGTGACCCACCTCTGCGTTCAGCTCGATCACCTCCTTCATCACCGCATTACTCATGTTCAGTTCGTACTCGGCGTGTTGCCCATTCGATACCTCGGTCACTACGCCGAGATCCTCGAGGAACCCGATGTGTTTTCGAATCGCCTCGCGACTGACACCGGTTCGCCGTTCCATCTCTGACTTGTTGAATCGGTAGCCCGGTGGCGACTCGATTAGCGCATCGATCAGGATACGGACCGTTTCGTACCTGGTCAGGGCGAACCACCCGCTTGGATTCTCCCGTCGCGCGGCCTTCGGGTCGAAGTCATCGGAGCTACGAGCGGGACTCATTGCTGACTGAGTGTCTGTCACGTGCCAAGATAATTCTTCCGACGGTGCCAAGATAGCCTATCACCCACTTTTTATCGGCTCCCATCGAATGCAGCAGCAATGCCTGAGACGGAGGTCTATTGTAGTATTCTCAACTATCTTATCGCAAAGCACGACTATGGTTCGCCGGTTTCGAAGGAGACGGTCGCGAACCAGTGTGGTGTTCGCAGCGATCAGGTGGGGGCTGCGAAGGAGGCGCTCGACGACTTGGCGGAGACTGAACCGTACGTGATCGAGTCTGATGATCATGTCAAACTCGATAACAGCCACTTCGGGAGGATGATCGAGTACATGTACCAGCAGTGCGAGTACGAGGAGTTCTATCTTCGATCCAGGTTCAAACACTACGAGGGCTGGAGCCAGCACGACTGGACCTCGGAGTAACCCCTCTGTCTCCTCTCACTCTGTTGAGTCTCCTCACATCCGAAGCCCGCTCGACTCCCCCTGTGGGGCGCTGTCGTTTTGGAGAGTGCCGACGACAGCATCGCGATCGCGCTGTTCGCCGTCGCGGCGCTGGTCCTCGCTCCGGACGGCGTGGTGTTCGACGCCGAGGCCGGCGTCGGCCTGCGCGGATACGCACTTCTGTGGCTCGCGGTGAGCGTCGGGTGGCACGCGTTTCCCTCGTTTCAGGATCTCGGGGTGATCGAGCCTGCAGTTGAACAGGCGAGCCTCCCTGCACAGCTGGTGTTGTGGCCCGTGGTCGTGGTACTCTACATGTGCGCGTTCGCGGAGCTGTTCTGGCTCGACGCCGTCTACGCGGCCGGCCTCGGGATCGGCGTGTTCATGCTCCTGACGCCGATGGGGGTCCCGTTCTGATTGCGATCGACGGTGGGGTTGGTGTCCCTGACGGGTTCCGAGTCTGGTTGAAGAGATACTCCCTCGTGGGGTCCTGCTGGAACCGTCTCGCCGGTCTGGAGACCGTTGACGACCTGCGGGCTTCAACCCCTCGTGGGGTCCTGCTGGAACAGCGCGAGGTCATGTGCGACGGCGGGCGCGACCTGTGCTTCAACCCCTCGTGGGGTCCTGCTGGAACTGCAGACGTACCCGACACCACACGGCCCGTCGGCGCTTCAAGCCCTCGTGGGGTCCTGCTGGAACATCTCCTCGGATCGGAGTCCCGTGAGTCCGAGCCGGCTTCAACCCCTCGCGGGGTCCTGCTGGAACGAGCAACTCGAAGGTGTCGTGGCCGGTGAGGAAGAAGCTTCAACCCCTCGTGGGGTCCTGCTGGAACGGTGGGACCGACCCACCACACGCCCGCGGCGTGGGGGCTTCAACCCCTCGTGGAGGCCTCCTGGAAACTGTGCTCGCCCGCTTGCTCAGCCGGATCGAGCACCTGATGTACTCCTTCACAGCGTCCCGACGTAACGTTAGCGAACCCACGACGAGACCCAGACGCTACTGTCGAACTGACCCCTGTCAGGCCTACTCGAACACAGAGCCACACCCAACGTCCGACCCATCACGGTTACCCTCGTCGTGAGTGGGCTCGTCGAGCAGCGTCTGGAGATCTCTGTCTGTCTCGCTGGATGTCTCACGTTCGTCGTCAACAGTCGCCCCTGGGATGAGCGCCGCCACACTCCCATCTCGCGGCGGTTCGAGGGGCGGTGCGAGGTTCACCATACCTCGGGCTCGGACCTGGTCGTCTGTAACGCCGTCGCGTGCGGTCCCGCTCACCGGGGCACACCGAGATCCCGTCAACAGAAGTTCTGGACCACGTAGACCGTATCCTCCTCCGTCTTCGCGACGCCGATCCCCTCCGAGCGCCAGTACGGCTTGAGAATGTTCTCGCGGTGCCCCGTCGAGCGCATCCACGAGTTCGCGATCCCGGTCGCCAACTCCTCGGGTGTGGTGTACATCGCGGTCCCCTCGTTGGTGTCGACCTCCTGGTACCAGTACGTCTTGAGGATGTTCTCGCTGCCGACAGCGTAGCGATCGCTGTCGTCGGGGATCGGGACGCGACACTCGAAGCCGGCGTTGGCGTAGCGGTCCTCGAAGTTCCCGCCCGTCTCCGGATCGGTGTGGCTGTAGAAGCCCTCTTCGACCATGCGCTCGGCGTAGTTCTGGGCGATCTGGTGGAGGCGCTTGTTCCACGTCAACG
It contains:
- a CDS encoding winged helix-turn-helix domain-containing protein, whose protein sequence is MTDTQSAMSPARSSDDFDPKAARRENPSGWFALTRYETVRILIDALIESPPGYRFNKSEMERRTGVSREAIRKHIGFLEDLGVVTEVSNGQHAEYELNMSNAVMKEVIELNAEVGHTLSSEEGPRTVSVGDDDPMEVPTEAVNAGDIDDGDNDGQLFDAPNDESLGVLNAD
- a CDS encoding CAP domain-containing protein — encoded protein: MTTTDVEDLDTSNARTVSAGKPESTDSSSGVVTRRRLLGLAGLGAVGVGLDRGVFSIGLPSLPTVSLPTLSSSDSAAASSANATATPTSAATETDTDDGGGGLFGGDSWDASKTAELTHDEINSRRMEEELQPLTWNKRLHQIAQNYAERMVEEGFYSHTDPETGGNFEDRYANAGFECRVPIPDDSDRYAVGSENILKTYWYQEVDTNEGTAMYTTPEELATGIANSWMRSTGHRENILKPYWRSEGIGVAKTEEDTVYVVQNFC